One Yimella lutea DNA window includes the following coding sequences:
- a CDS encoding urease accessory protein UreD has product MPTVTEPRTTRIEVHPAGDTVRTRMRTGVLSPRITHQQGHRLSITLVATEALLLGGDHVVLEVVVGEGVRLDLTDVAATVAYDGQGHSARWTTRLTVASGASLHWWGEPLVVCDGAIVHRSLHAAVAEGGELLMRDAVRLGRHGEHGGELHCETLIEHAARPAVVEHLVLDDSHRDLPGYLGEHRTIDTVTIVGRRPSPATDIFELATPGAIHRTYESPRRRGVFACWQ; this is encoded by the coding sequence GTGCCCACAGTCACTGAACCGCGCACCACCCGCATCGAGGTACACCCCGCTGGAGACACCGTCCGGACGAGGATGCGCACCGGTGTCCTGTCGCCGCGCATCACCCACCAGCAAGGTCACCGGCTGAGCATCACCCTGGTCGCGACCGAGGCCCTACTCCTCGGCGGTGACCACGTCGTGCTCGAGGTCGTGGTGGGTGAGGGTGTACGACTCGACCTCACCGACGTCGCCGCCACCGTGGCGTACGACGGCCAGGGACACAGCGCTCGTTGGACGACGCGCCTCACCGTCGCATCCGGCGCGAGCCTGCACTGGTGGGGTGAACCGCTCGTGGTGTGCGACGGTGCAATCGTGCACCGCTCATTGCATGCAGCCGTGGCCGAAGGAGGCGAACTACTCATGCGCGACGCCGTCCGTCTGGGCAGGCACGGTGAGCACGGCGGCGAACTGCACTGCGAGACCCTCATCGAGCACGCCGCCCGGCCTGCCGTTGTGGAACACCTCGTTCTCGACGATTCCCATCGCGACCTGCCCGGGTATCTGGGCGAGCACCGCACGATCGACACGGTCACGATCGTCGGCCGACGCCCATCCCCGGCGACCGACATCTTCGAACTCGCTACCCCTGGAGCAATCCATCGCACGTACGAATCGCCTCGGCGACGAGGCGTTTTCGCGTGCTGGCAGTGA
- the ureG gene encoding urease accessory protein UreG translates to MLENPSRAMRLGVAGPVGTGKSSLIGLLCRELGTQLDLGVITNDIYTDEDARMLRAAGVLDADRIRAVETGACPHTAIRDDITANATAVEDLESDYPGMELVLIESGGDNLTATFSPALVDAQIFVLDVAGGGDVVRKGGPGIARADMLIVNKTDLAPFVGVDAHLMRREGEVARDGQPVIALSRNDPASVQSLTDWVLTTLAAYRAGDHQAIDPGPMAPHSHADGTTHEHASAGAHSH, encoded by the coding sequence ATGCTTGAAAACCCCTCTCGCGCAATGCGACTCGGCGTTGCCGGACCGGTCGGCACCGGCAAGTCGTCACTCATCGGACTGCTCTGCCGCGAACTCGGCACCCAGCTCGACCTCGGTGTGATCACCAACGACATCTACACCGACGAGGACGCCCGAATGCTGCGCGCCGCCGGCGTGCTCGACGCCGACCGGATCCGTGCCGTGGAGACCGGGGCGTGCCCGCACACCGCGATCCGGGACGACATCACGGCCAATGCGACCGCCGTCGAGGATCTCGAATCCGATTACCCCGGAATGGAACTCGTGTTGATCGAGTCCGGCGGCGACAACCTCACCGCAACCTTCAGCCCGGCCCTCGTCGATGCGCAGATCTTCGTGCTCGACGTCGCGGGAGGCGGCGACGTCGTCCGCAAGGGCGGCCCTGGCATCGCCCGTGCCGACATGTTGATCGTCAACAAGACCGACCTCGCGCCGTTCGTCGGCGTCGATGCGCACCTGATGCGGCGCGAGGGCGAGGTAGCCCGCGACGGCCAACCGGTGATCGCCCTGTCGCGCAACGATCCGGCGTCCGTGCAGTCCCTCACCGACTGGGTACTCACCACCCTCGCCGCCTACCGGGCGGGCGATCACCAGGCGATCGACCCGGGTCCGATGGCTCCGCATTCGCACGCCGACGGCACCACCCACGAACACGCGAGCGCCGGTGCCCACAGTCACTGA